The sequence TACTGTGATTCTGATTTGGCAATGGTGCTTGcgttctataaaaaataatttactcaTTTATTGAAGAAGTAAAGATGAACACATTGACTTCCTCTCAATTGCCCATTTAAATGTCTCAGGAAtaaaaaacttcaaaaattattacaaTGGCAGCATTTACCTCTGGCATAGAAATGCTTGGTCCACTGATGGAAGAAGCTGTATTGCTGTATTTGGTAGGCATTGATTGTGTCACAGGAAAGGGAGAATATGGAAGGTCAGGCTCCCTCCCTTGTTGAACAGTTGAAGTCAGCAAAGTGCTTGGCAATGAATTTGTATATGCCTGCTGTAATGGCAACATATTAAGAGGAGAgatttaattgaatcattattgTAGTTCTGTCTCCTAGTTCTATACAAACACCCTATGCATGTGCAAGTTAATAGATCATAAAACCTCAGTATAGTAACAATAAGAACTTCAAATTATGTACTCTTCCGTATCCATCTTTTGATTCCAACAAGGTCTTCTCAAAGAAATGGGAcacctttttcttcttttattttagggACAGAAAATCTCTTTACATCAATTGCCAAGATACATTACTCTCATGCATAACATAAGAAGTTACAAATTTCTTGgaataaaactcatttaacAAAATGAAATGATCATGTAGAACTCAtttatctttgttttttatacttaaaaaaaaaacagaaggaaagaaaaaccCAATTCAGCTCtcacaatataaaaatacgcTAAGCCAAACTTTAATCACATAGAATAATACtcagcaacattaaatttatcaatcaagTAATGTTTTCAGCTTATATTACCATAACATTTGAGAAAGGAGTCATATTCTGCATCTGAGAGCTTGTCTGTGGGTTACTAAATGCAGCGTTCAACTGTTGAGAGTTCTCAAAAGTATATCCAGATGCAGATGAAGGAAATGCATATTGATTCCCCTGTGCAGCTTCAGGGGTTTCCTCCTTCAATACTTCTGGCTGTGGACCTGCAGGCGAATCATAATTACCAGGACTCACACCAGCTCTATGTATTAAATTGTCATCCGCAGCATTTCTAAGATGCTCATCCCCATAATATTCAGTATTTCTGCAAGAAAACATTTTGAACGTTAATTGTAGCAAAGAATTAGGCAAGATTATTTACAGACTGTCATTAAGGAAACATAAACTTAGAACAAGACCTAGCATCTGAGTGCACAGCTGATGAGGCATCCACCACTTCAGATGTCTCTTCCAGGTTATTTTTCAGGGGTCTTGATGCAAATGCCCCAGGAAAAGCAGAACCAATGCCAGATCCAAAACTACCAAAGCTCAAGTGTGAGCAGTCTTGCGCATGAACTTGCAAGTGATTTGGAATAATTACAGAAGGATTATCCTCGTCAGGTGATGCTGCTTGATCCTCACCCTGTAAACTTAGATGCTGTAAGTTAGCAGCCACTGATGAAGCACCATCTTCAGCTGAAATAGAATAAAGGACAGGAAAAGACAGTATTTTCAGTATCTCCTTAACAAAAATGATAAGCCATATGGGTAAACAATTAAAATGTATAATCAAGtgaaagttaaaatgatacgagggaaaataattaaagtaaaCTCAATAGTTCATTCAATAAATCATGGCAGAAAAAAAGTGGTAACAGTTTTTGCAGAAGCCAAAGATACTAAAAACGTGGAGCAATCTCTCATCAATCTCCCTAGACTAAAACAATATACTTCATATTGCATTTGGAAGTTTACTAGGTTGAAGAAGTTTGAGCACCAATGGGCAAAATTAGAAAccatgaaaaaataataatttgtctCCACCGTATCACATCTTATTTGAATCAAGCTGAAGGATGGAAAGAAGCTACTATAAGATAAAACTTCCCAGAGCAGTCTTGCTGCCTCTCATCGAAGATTATGAAAATCATAATATAGTTCATGACCAACTAGATATTTGTACAGACTAAAGAAATTATCCAAGTTGAATCATTcatttaacatttaaaaaaaccATACAGCCTTTatgattgaaattaaattgcaAAACCcatgagaaaaataatgtcCTGTAAAAAAAGTAAAGTGAAGATGGAAAACAGAGACCAAAGAAAACTAAATGCATCAAACTTACCTTCATGCTCAAAGGCATGTCTGTGAGTCTGATAGGAACCCATATTCCCATATAAATTACTTTCAAACATAGAGGAGCCTACAGCATCATCTTCCTTTATAGTTCTACTAGATACAGAAGCGGGTCCAACATGGTTTACATTAAAAGTTTCAATGTGGTCATCTTCGGTTGACTGAGTATCATCTAACTCAGACTGCATATGCTGGTTAACTCTATCCAAGGGTAAGTTAGATGGATCAGTACACAGCTCAGAATCTGAAGGTGCCTCTAAAACAGGAGGCATACTAACAGCTGATGGTTCAATAGATGGCCATTCATCATTGGCATGAACAAGCTGGCTTGCAGTAACTTCTGGCTCTGCGTTTACTTCTGATACCTTGGCAGAATAATTTTCTGACAAATGCAAATCATGGTTCAATGCTGTCAAAGGAGGTGCTGCAGGATGGCGATGATTAACACTGTGGTGAGGTGGCATTGCCTTATTATGTGGCCTACCCATCTTCACAATGTCAGCCATGGATACTTGACCTGGGACCCCCACCCAGGGAGATTGAAATCCAGCAGTAGGCTGTGATGAAAGAGAAACTCCATCACTTGCACCTACagtcaacaatttattttctgcAGCCACAAGATCGCTGCAAGAAATGCGTAAATACATGAGAAACAATAATTCCCACAATCACATATAGATCAACATTGTTCGACATACTGCTAATATACCAGTAAATCATCCAAAGATGGGATAAGAACTGTATGAAAATACACATCCCAATTAATTTAACAGGCTTCTACATTACCAGAACAAGTTCAAAACCTATTCTCTATTGATGGAACAAAGTAGAACAACTGAGCATATAATCACTTGCACACGGTAATGTAATAGAAAGAAGTCTCTATTGCGGGAAAATCCAAGTGAAGAACTTTTACCATGACAATAAAAAGCATATCTAAATTAACAGCTTCAAGATATTACCTATTTCCTATTCTCCTTCCTACTGCTGGTCCCAAGGGTCAGAATAATAAAGCCTAACCACTAAGCAAATAACAGACTGTTAATTTCCTTGTTTAGGACTTCTTCACAGCACGGGAAAACTTGTATGCCTTACATTCACTTTCATGGATTACTAAACACTCTTCAAATCGTCCAAAAGATGAAACTATATTTACAATGCCAGAATGATAGAAAACTAAATTCACAACCCATGTTTCCTAGAAAGATACTAAAAGATCTGGCCCCACCTAACCAAAAGATGCAGACTGGTAATTGGTACACTTTCCAAAGCCCAACCATAGGGGAGTAAATTTCAGGAAGGCATTCTGTCATAGCACCAGGCTACCAATAGCATGTTTAAGAGAATCAAACTGAAGTGGGGCCTTAAATATTAACAATTGTATTGCATGCATGATCAAAGATAAATATGATCCATTATGACAGTACAAATAAATGTATACACATTATATGATTCTATTTCTGAAACAATACAAATACTGAGAATTAGTACCATATCAACAGGAGATTTATCGCTATAAAAgctataagaaaaaataacctgTTCAAAATGGGTCGCCGATTAATATTAGTTCCTGCCATACTGGGTGCAGAAGAAGAACCAGCAGAAGCATTCGTTCCATTTTCCTTCTTGTATGCAGGTTTACCATGTGAAACACCAGGATCTGCAGAAATgcagaaaagaaatattggGAAAGAAACAAGGGCATGATGTGTAGTTATGTTCATCAAGGTTCAAATGATTTGATGATTAAATCAAAAGTAAACACTAAAATCTAGTCCAGAATTGGTTTGCAGCATGCTCATACCATTAGAGCTGAATTGGCTAGAACCACCACGTCCATAACGATCTGCACCAACTCTGCCAGCACGATGTGTGGC comes from Ricinus communis isolate WT05 ecotype wild-type chromosome 5, ASM1957865v1, whole genome shotgun sequence and encodes:
- the LOC8284020 gene encoding uncharacterized protein LOC8284020 isoform X1 translates to MSGKAAINNGKGNSGISGIPAGSRKMVQSLKEIVNCPEPEIYAMLKDCNMDPNEAVNRLLSQDPFHEVKSKREKKKETKDTTEPRSRVANNATHRAGRVGADRYGRGGSSQFSSNDPGVSHGKPAYKKENGTNASAGSSSAPSMAGTNINRRPILNSDLVAAENKLLTVGASDGVSLSSQPTAGFQSPWVGVPGQVSMADIVKMGRPHNKAMPPHHSVNHRHPAAPPLTALNHDLHLSENYSAKVSEVNAEPEVTASQLVHANDEWPSIEPSAVSMPPVLEAPSDSELCTDPSNLPLDRVNQHMQSELDDTQSTEDDHIETFNVNHVGPASVSSRTIKEDDAVGSSMFESNLYGNMGSYQTHRHAFEHEAEDGASSVAANLQHLSLQGEDQAASPDEDNPSVIIPNHLQVHAQDCSHLSFGSFGSGIGSAFPGAFASRPLKNNLEETSEVVDASSAVHSDARNTEYYGDEHLRNAADDNLIHRAGVSPGNYDSPAGPQPEVLKEETPEAAQGNQYAFPSSASGYTFENSQQLNAAFSNPQTSSQMQNMTPFSNVMQAYTNSLPSTLLTSTVQQGREPDLPYSPFPVTQSMPTKYSNTASSISGPSISMPEALRAPSISTPQPTPQTLPGGSVATGPALQQHLAVHPYSQPTLPLGPFANMIGYPFLPQSYTYMPSAFQQTFAGNSTYHQSLAAVLPQYKNSVSVTSLPQSAAVASAYGFGSSTSVPAGGTTIGYDDGLSSQYKDGNHLISLQQNDNSAMWVHGPGSRTMSAVPASTYYSFQGQNQQPAGYRQGQQLSQQHFGALGYPNYYHSQTGISLELQQQNSREGSLGGSQGQPSKQTQQLWQNSY
- the LOC8284020 gene encoding uncharacterized protein LOC8284020 isoform X2; the protein is MSGKAAINNGKGNSGISGIPAGSRKMVQSLKEIVNCPEPEIYAMLKDCNMDPNEAVNRLLSQDPFHEVKSKREKKKETKDTTEPRSRVANNATHRAGRVGADRYGRGGSSQFSSNDPGVSHGKPAYKKENGTNASAGSSSAPSMAGTNINRRPILNSDLVAAENKLLTVGASDGVSLSSQPTAGFQSPWVGVPGQVSMADIVKMGRPHNKAMPPHHSVNHRHPAAPPLTALNHDLHLSENYSAKVSEVNAEPEVTASQLVHANDEWPSIEPSAVSMPPVLEAPSDSELCTDPSNLPLDRVNQHMQSELDDTQSTEDDHIETFNVNHVGPASVSSRTIKEDDAVGSSMFESNLYGNMGSYQTHRHAFEHEAEDGASSVAANLQHLSLQGEDQAASPDEDNPSVIIPNHLQVHAQDCSHLSFGSFGSGIGSAFPGAFASRPLKNNLEETSEVVDASSAVHSDARNTEYYGDEHLRNAADDNLIHRAGVSPGNYDSPAGPQPEVLKEETPEAAQGNQYAFPSSASGYTFENSQQLNAAFSNPQTSSQMQNMTPFSNVMAYTNSLPSTLLTSTVQQGREPDLPYSPFPVTQSMPTKYSNTASSISGPSISMPEALRAPSISTPQPTPQTLPGGSVATGPALQQHLAVHPYSQPTLPLGPFANMIGYPFLPQSYTYMPSAFQQTFAGNSTYHQSLAAVLPQYKNSVSVTSLPQSAAVASAYGFGSSTSVPAGGTTIGYDDGLSSQYKDGNHLISLQQNDNSAMWVHGPGSRTMSAVPASTYYSFQGQNQQPAGYRQGQQLSQQHFGALGYPNYYHSQTGISLELQQQNSREGSLGGSQGQPSKQTQQLWQNSY